Proteins encoded together in one Deltaproteobacteria bacterium window:
- the glmU gene encoding bifunctional UDP-N-acetylglucosamine diphosphorylase/glucosamine-1-phosphate N-acetyltransferase GlmU yields MARGDLALVLLAAGKGTRMRSRLPKVLHPVCGRPILMHALELGRELGAARRIVVTGSGADEVREAVAKQDVELVLQREQLGTAHAALQARTALADHDGPVLVMNGDHPLYRARTLAALRKTWESRKAGLAILVTEMPDPTGYGRVIRDASGRVTRVVEQNDCSEAQRSVREVNLGAYLADARTLFELLARVGNQNAKSEFYITDLVELAIASGHPVETCAAEDWRESLGINTRKELARAESLLRERIAEQLMLDGVTLADPATTYVEVDVRIGEDTVLGANVTIRAGTRIGSGCRIDPGVVIEASAIGDFVHVKPGCFFERSKVGDRCEVGPNAHLRPGADLREDVRVGNYVEIKNSVLGPGTKADHLSYIGDADVGAGVTIGCGAITVNYDGAKKTRTTIGDRAFIGCNSNLIAPVSIEAEAYVAAGSTITKPVPGGSLAVARAQQRVIEGWRKKRFGDGEHG; encoded by the coding sequence ATGGCTCGGGGCGATCTGGCGCTGGTCCTGTTGGCGGCGGGCAAGGGCACGCGAATGCGCTCGCGTCTGCCCAAGGTGCTGCATCCGGTCTGCGGCCGGCCCATCCTGATGCACGCCCTCGAGCTCGGCCGCGAGCTCGGCGCCGCGCGCCGGATCGTGGTCACGGGCTCCGGCGCGGACGAGGTCCGCGAGGCCGTGGCAAAGCAGGACGTCGAGCTCGTGCTCCAGCGCGAGCAGCTCGGAACGGCGCACGCCGCCCTGCAGGCGCGCACGGCGCTGGCGGATCACGACGGCCCGGTGCTGGTGATGAACGGCGACCACCCGCTCTACCGCGCGCGCACGCTCGCCGCGCTGCGGAAGACCTGGGAGTCGCGCAAGGCGGGCCTGGCGATCCTGGTCACGGAGATGCCCGACCCCACCGGGTACGGGCGCGTGATCCGCGACGCTAGCGGCCGCGTGACTCGAGTCGTCGAGCAGAACGATTGCTCCGAGGCGCAGCGATCCGTGCGCGAGGTGAACCTGGGCGCGTACCTGGCCGACGCGCGGACGCTCTTCGAGCTGCTCGCGCGCGTCGGGAACCAGAACGCGAAGTCGGAGTTCTACATCACCGACCTGGTCGAGCTCGCGATCGCCTCGGGCCACCCGGTCGAGACGTGCGCAGCGGAGGACTGGCGCGAGTCGCTCGGCATCAACACGCGAAAGGAGCTCGCGCGCGCGGAGTCGCTGCTGCGCGAGCGCATCGCAGAGCAGCTGATGCTCGACGGCGTCACGCTCGCCGATCCGGCCACGACCTACGTCGAGGTCGACGTGCGGATCGGCGAGGACACCGTGCTCGGCGCGAACGTGACGATCCGCGCAGGCACGCGGATCGGCTCGGGCTGCCGCATCGACCCGGGCGTGGTGATCGAGGCCTCCGCGATCGGCGACTTCGTGCACGTGAAGCCCGGCTGCTTCTTCGAGCGCTCCAAGGTGGGGGACCGCTGCGAGGTCGGCCCCAACGCGCACCTGCGGCCGGGCGCGGACCTGCGCGAGGACGTGCGCGTCGGCAACTACGTCGAGATCAAGAACTCCGTGCTCGGACCGGGCACCAAAGCCGATCACCTGTCGTACATCGGGGACGCGGACGTCGGCGCGGGAGTCACGATCGGCTGCGGCGCGATCACCGTGAACTACGACGGGGCGAAGAAGACGCGAACCACGATCGGCGACCGCGCCTTCATCGGCTGCAATTCGAATCTGATCGCGCCGGTTTCGATCGAAGCCGAAGCGTACGTGGCGGCGGGATCGACCATCACCAAGCCGGTTCCCGGCGGATCGCTCGCGGTGGCACGCGCACAGCAGCGGGTGATCGAGGGTTGGCGCAAGAAGCGCTTCGGCGACGGCGAACACGGCTAG
- the glmS gene encoding glutamine--fructose-6-phosphate transaminase (isomerizing) yields MCGIVGYVGHSDRAQDVIIDGLRRLEYRGYDSAGVAILEGAKLRVIRAQGKLVNLESALRDVPLAGSLGIGHTRWATHGKPSERNAHPHLAGTVAVIGNGIVENFRSLRDELAASGSVFKSETDTEIISHLVYAERKIGKSLVDSVRAALRRLEGSYAIAVVDETVPDQIVIAKNGGNPIVVGIGVGENFVASDIATILPYTRQMQILQDAELAVVTRDGVAITSFEGAPVERPRKLIQWDPVQAEKGGYDRFMQKEIFEQPRAISETIGTRVREDEGDIDLNGIALDETWVRGLAGIQLVACGTAWHAAMIGRAMIERFARIPCDVDLASEYRYREPIVSDRHLVIPVSQSGETADTIAALREAMRRGAKSLAVCNVHESTIARTADHVLYTHAGPEIGVASTKCFTTQVVALSLIALRLALLRGALSHEQVRQAAQELRRLPRLVEETLGLWSHVEGIARRHMHARDFLFLGRGYGFPVALEGALKLKEISYIHAEGYASGEMKHGPIALIDENVPVVIVANQRSVYGKLISNAEEARARGGIVIAIVEAGNSEAESFANEVIRVPETSFEPLSAVIATIPLQMLAYHVATLKGTDVDQPRNLAKSVTVE; encoded by the coding sequence ATGTGCGGAATCGTCGGCTACGTCGGGCACAGTGACCGCGCGCAGGACGTGATCATCGACGGGCTGCGGCGCCTGGAATACCGCGGCTACGACTCGGCCGGCGTCGCGATCCTCGAGGGCGCCAAGCTCCGGGTGATCCGGGCGCAGGGCAAGCTCGTGAACCTGGAGAGCGCGCTCCGCGACGTGCCGCTCGCGGGCTCGCTCGGCATCGGCCATACGCGCTGGGCCACGCACGGCAAGCCGAGCGAGCGCAACGCGCACCCGCACCTGGCCGGGACCGTCGCGGTGATCGGAAACGGCATCGTCGAGAACTTCCGCTCGCTTCGCGACGAGCTGGCCGCGAGCGGATCGGTCTTCAAGTCCGAGACCGACACGGAGATCATCTCGCACCTCGTGTACGCGGAGCGCAAGATCGGGAAGTCGCTGGTCGATTCGGTGCGCGCCGCGCTGCGCCGGCTCGAGGGCTCCTACGCGATCGCGGTCGTCGACGAGACCGTTCCGGACCAGATCGTGATCGCGAAGAACGGCGGCAACCCGATCGTGGTCGGGATCGGCGTCGGAGAGAACTTCGTCGCCTCCGACATCGCCACGATCCTGCCCTACACGCGCCAGATGCAGATCCTGCAGGACGCGGAGCTCGCGGTCGTGACTCGCGACGGTGTCGCGATCACGAGCTTCGAAGGGGCGCCCGTCGAGCGACCGCGGAAGCTGATCCAATGGGATCCGGTCCAGGCCGAGAAGGGCGGCTACGACCGTTTCATGCAGAAGGAGATCTTCGAGCAGCCGCGCGCGATCAGCGAGACGATCGGCACGCGGGTGCGCGAGGACGAAGGCGACATCGATCTGAACGGGATCGCGCTGGACGAGACCTGGGTACGCGGGCTCGCCGGAATCCAGCTGGTCGCGTGCGGCACGGCCTGGCACGCCGCGATGATCGGACGCGCGATGATCGAGCGGTTCGCGCGCATCCCGTGCGACGTGGATCTGGCGAGCGAGTACCGCTACCGCGAGCCGATCGTCTCGGACCGGCACCTGGTGATCCCCGTCTCGCAGTCGGGCGAGACCGCCGACACGATCGCCGCGCTGCGCGAGGCGATGCGCCGCGGCGCGAAGTCGCTCGCGGTCTGCAACGTGCACGAGAGCACGATCGCGCGCACCGCCGACCACGTGCTGTACACGCACGCCGGCCCCGAGATCGGCGTCGCGTCGACGAAGTGCTTCACGACGCAGGTCGTGGCGCTGTCGCTGATCGCGCTGCGGCTCGCGCTGCTGCGCGGCGCGCTGTCGCACGAGCAGGTGCGCCAGGCGGCGCAGGAGCTGCGCCGGCTGCCGCGGCTGGTCGAGGAGACGCTCGGGCTCTGGTCGCACGTCGAGGGCATCGCGCGCCGTCACATGCACGCGCGCGACTTCCTGTTCCTCGGCCGCGGCTACGGCTTCCCGGTCGCGCTCGAGGGCGCGCTGAAGCTGAAGGAGATCTCGTACATCCACGCCGAGGGCTACGCCTCGGGCGAGATGAAGCACGGGCCGATCGCGCTGATCGACGAGAACGTTCCGGTCGTGATCGTCGCGAACCAGCGCTCGGTGTACGGCAAGCTGATCTCGAACGCCGAAGAGGCGCGCGCTCGCGGCGGAATCGTGATCGCGATCGTCGAGGCCGGAAACAGCGAGGCCGAGAGCTTCGCGAACGAGGTGATCCGCGTGCCCGAGACCTCGTTCGAGCCGCTTTCGGCGGTGATCGCCACGATTCCGCTGCAGATGCTCGCCTACCACGTGGCGACCTTGAAGGGCACCGACGTGGACCAGCCGCGAAATCTCGCCAAGAGCGTGACGGTGGAATGA
- a CDS encoding GNAT family N-acetyltransferase codes for MIELAPTELLTRRLRLRPPRRSDAAPLQEAIEETLDQLVPYLPWARPGHSRAETRRYLRASRIAWARRTAFEFVLEAPSSGAILGIASLHRVDWLRHCAGMGYWVRRSRFGQGLAVEAGEALLGHAFDALLLHRIEALVAPANKPSQRVVEKLGFTCEGLARDAELIGSNFVDHLQYSLLESDRLDGARTEA; via the coding sequence GTGATCGAGCTCGCGCCAACGGAGCTGCTGACGCGCCGGCTGCGGCTGCGGCCACCGCGCCGCTCCGACGCCGCGCCGCTCCAGGAGGCGATCGAGGAAACGCTCGACCAGCTCGTGCCCTATCTGCCCTGGGCGCGCCCCGGTCACTCGCGGGCCGAGACGCGCCGCTATCTCCGCGCCTCGCGAATCGCCTGGGCGCGGCGCACCGCCTTCGAGTTCGTGCTCGAGGCCCCGTCGAGCGGCGCGATCCTGGGCATCGCGAGCCTGCATCGCGTCGACTGGCTGCGCCACTGCGCGGGAATGGGCTACTGGGTGCGCAGGAGCCGATTCGGACAGGGCCTGGCGGTGGAGGCCGGCGAGGCCCTGCTCGGGCACGCGTTCGACGCGCTCCTGCTGCACCGGATCGAGGCGCTCGTCGCACCCGCGAACAAGCCGAGCCAGCGCGTGGTCGAGAAGCTCGGGTTCACCTGCGAGGGTCTGGCGCGCGACGCCGAGCTGATCGGCAGCAATTTCGTCGACCACTTGCAGTACAGCCTGCTCGAGAGCGACCGGCTCGACGGCGCGCGGACCGAGGCCTAG
- a CDS encoding Stp1/IreP family PP2C-type Ser/Thr phosphatase: MRCALVSDTGMERTNNEDSAVADLELGLFIVADGMGGHAAGEVASRIAVDTTLASMRARSRPARVRDEAELLLQAVHDANAAVVREASERGTHGMGTTLSAVCLRKRAAVIANVGDSRVYLISRKGLAQLTVDHTLVAQMVEHGVLTREAARTHADKHVLTMAVGTLGLLEPQILYAKVPAGGRLLLCSDGLHDLLPEDEIESLAKLPDIDEAAHALVARANARGGFDNVTVLLVEP; encoded by the coding sequence GTGCGCTGCGCGCTGGTCTCCGACACCGGAATGGAGCGGACCAACAACGAGGACTCCGCGGTCGCCGACCTCGAGCTCGGTCTGTTCATCGTCGCCGACGGAATGGGCGGGCACGCGGCCGGCGAGGTCGCGAGCCGCATCGCCGTCGACACGACCCTCGCTTCGATGCGCGCGCGATCTCGGCCGGCCCGGGTGCGCGACGAGGCCGAGCTGCTGCTACAGGCCGTGCACGACGCGAATGCCGCGGTGGTCCGCGAGGCCTCGGAGCGCGGAACGCACGGAATGGGCACCACGCTCTCCGCGGTCTGCCTGCGCAAGCGCGCCGCCGTGATCGCCAACGTCGGCGATTCGCGGGTGTATCTGATCTCGCGCAAGGGACTCGCGCAGCTCACCGTCGACCACACGCTGGTCGCGCAGATGGTCGAGCACGGAGTTCTCACTCGCGAAGCGGCGCGCACCCACGCCGACAAGCACGTGCTCACGATGGCGGTCGGCACGCTCGGGCTGCTCGAGCCGCAGATCCTCTACGCGAAGGTTCCGGCGGGCGGACGGCTGCTGCTCTGCAGCGACGGCCTGCACGATCTTCTGCCCGAGGACGAGATCGAGTCACTCGCGAAGCTCCCCGACATCGACGAGGCCGCACATGCGCTGGTCGCGCGCGCGAACGCTCGCGGCGGGTTCGACAACGTGACGGTGCTTCTCGTCGAGCCATAG
- a CDS encoding NUDIX hydrolase gives MPVTAVPAATVILLRDARSGPEVLLLARHSRSEFLPDAYVFPGGRVEDADHDLVDRIFGLSRAQASRRLATVPGEQALGYFVAGIRETYEESGILLARRRGSSELLDASSAAKLSRHRLDVQKGDASFRELVLAEDLMLAADLLSVHAHWITPEDSPRRFDTIFFATRTPPGQAAAHDGVELTDHAWLAPKQALAEFRAGRRQMIIPTWANLETLSGFATAEAALEASRRRPIVPILPAMVERDGRRRLVIREDAGYPTTEELVGGPAA, from the coding sequence ATGCCCGTCACCGCCGTGCCCGCGGCCACCGTGATCCTGCTCCGCGACGCCCGCTCCGGCCCGGAAGTGCTGCTGCTCGCGCGCCACTCGCGAAGCGAGTTCCTGCCCGACGCCTACGTCTTCCCCGGCGGGCGCGTCGAGGACGCCGACCACGACCTGGTCGACCGCATCTTCGGCCTCTCGCGCGCCCAGGCGAGCCGCCGGCTCGCGACGGTTCCCGGCGAGCAGGCACTCGGGTACTTCGTGGCCGGTATCCGCGAGACCTACGAGGAGTCGGGAATCCTGCTCGCGCGTCGGCGCGGAAGCTCGGAGCTTCTGGACGCCTCGAGCGCGGCCAAACTCTCGCGCCACCGGCTCGACGTCCAGAAGGGCGACGCGTCCTTCCGCGAGCTGGTGCTGGCCGAGGACCTGATGCTCGCGGCCGACCTGCTCTCGGTCCACGCGCACTGGATCACGCCCGAGGACTCGCCGCGGCGCTTCGACACGATCTTCTTCGCGACGCGCACGCCCCCCGGCCAGGCGGCCGCGCACGACGGAGTCGAGCTCACCGACCACGCCTGGCTCGCGCCCAAGCAGGCGCTCGCGGAGTTCCGCGCCGGCCGCCGACAGATGATCATCCCGACCTGGGCGAATCTGGAGACGCTGTCGGGATTCGCGACGGCCGAGGCGGCGCTCGAGGCGTCGCGCCGGCGACCGATCGTTCCGATCCTGCCGGCCATGGTCGAGCGCGACGGCCGGCGACGCCTGGTGATTCGAGAGGACGCGGGCTATCCGACGACGGAGGAGCTCGTCGGAGGTCCAGCCGCCTGA